The Gemmatimonadaceae bacterium genome contains the following window.
TTCATGATCGGCCGACTCGGACAGTCCGCGGCGATGCGCGACGGCATTCCCGTGACGACGTCCTACCACACGGACTTCGCCAAGTACACGGCCTCCTACGGCCTGCCATTCCTGCGGAAGCCGGTCACCGCCTGGATCCGACGCTTCCACGCCAACGCTTCGCGCATCTTCACGCCCTCGGCACCGGCGCGCGAGGACCTGCTCGCGCTCGGGCTGAAGGACGTTGAGGTCTGGGGTCGCGGCGTCGATGACGTGCTGTTCCATCCCTCGAAGCGCTCCCTCACCCTTCGCCAGCGCCTCAGCCTCGGCGACGCCTTCACCTTCCTGCACGTGGGGCGACTCGCGCCGGAGAAGGGCGTCGACATCCTACTGGATGCCTTTGGCAAGCTGGAAGCCGAGCTCGGCTCGGACCGCGTGCGTCTCGTCGTCGCCGGTGCGGGGCCAAGCCTGCCGGGGCTCAAGGCGCGCGCGCCAAAGTCGGTGACCTTTCTCGGCAACCTCGACCGCAACCGGGAGTTGCCGGCGCTCTATGCCTCGGCGGACGCGTTCATCTTTGCGAGCACCACGGAAACGCTCGGCCTTGTCGTGTTGGAGGCGATGGCGGCCGGGACACCAGTCGTCGCCGCACCGGCTGGGGGCGTTGCGGACCATCTGCGACACGAAGTGAACGGTCTCGCCTATCCGCCGTTGGATGCAGCGGCCTGCGCTGCGGCGATGGGCCGCTTGGTGCAAGACCAGCCCCTGCTACTGAAGCTGCGCGAAGGCGCACGGGCCACGGCCGAGCGCCGGACCTGGGAACAGGAACTCGATCGGCTGGACGCCAGCTACCGCGAGGTACTCACGCGGTCGGGACGGTGAAGCGGAAGGTGCTCCCGCTCCCGAGCGTGCTCTCCGCCCAGAGCCGCCCTCCGTGCGCTTCGACAATGCCGCGGGCGATCGCCAACCCGAGTCCCGTGCCGCCCTTGGGTGCGTTGCGACGCACCGTCCAGTAGCGCTCGAAGATCCGGCCGAGCTCGCCGTCGGGAATGCCCGGCCCATTGTCGTGCACCGCGAACTCGATCTCCTCGCCGTGCCTCTCCGCCAACACGGACACGCGTCCCCCGCGCTCGCTGAATCTCAGCGCGTTGCCCAAGAGGTTCGCGAGGACCTGCACCAGGCGTTCCTCGTCCCCGATCATCGGGGGAAGGGCAGAGGCGGCGGAGAACTCGAGCACCACACCACGGTCGGCGGCATCGCGGCGGAACATCTCGTCGGCGCGGTCCAGCACCGCCCGCGGCGCGACGTGGCGCCGCTCAACCGCCAGTCGCCCGACCTCGATGCTCGCAACGTCCAGTAGATCGCGGATCATCCGCTGTGTGAGCTCGGTGGAGTCCATGATCGTGCGCACCAGCTCTCGGCGCTCGGCATCATCGGCATCGGTGCTGGCGAGCAGCGCCCGTGCGCACATCCCGATGGCCGAGATGGGATTGCGGAGGTCGTGCGAGACCACGCCCAGCGCGTGGTCACGGGCGATGGTGGCCTGCTGCGCCGTGTCGTAGAGTCGTGCGTTGTCGAGGGCAAAGGCCGCGCGCAACGCGAGTTCCTCGGCAATCAGCACGTCCTGCTCCGTGAAGGCGCGCGGATGGACGGAGCGAAAGATCGTCAACACACCCAGCACGTGCTCACGCGCCACG
Protein-coding sequences here:
- a CDS encoding glycosyltransferase family 1 protein; translated protein: MPRILFCSDTYPPQVNGVSVVTALSVTGLMRRGWNVEVIAPRYPEEAPRIFESGMNEAPVTEIASVPMPTYPDIRLAAPQRGKVRDVVARFKPDLLHSATEFMIGRLGQSAAMRDGIPVTTSYHTDFAKYTASYGLPFLRKPVTAWIRRFHANASRIFTPSAPAREDLLALGLKDVEVWGRGVDDVLFHPSKRSLTLRQRLSLGDAFTFLHVGRLAPEKGVDILLDAFGKLEAELGSDRVRLVVAGAGPSLPGLKARAPKSVTFLGNLDRNRELPALYASADAFIFASTTETLGLVVLEAMAAGTPVVAAPAGGVADHLRHEVNGLAYPPLDAAACAAAMGRLVQDQPLLLKLREGARATAERRTWEQELDRLDASYREVLTRSGR